The Microcystis panniformis FACHB-1757 region TGAACCCGCATTGGCAATGCCTGACCTCGACTAATTTTCCTTAGTTCGATGGCAGCGGCTCCCGTCTAGTTGGCGGGAGCCTTTTTGTTGTTAATTTGCATGAGTAGAAAACGGGTTTCTCCGAGAAACCCGTTTTCTGTGCGTTACTCAACGGATTTAGTATCAGACGCGGCTAAAATACTCTCTAAAGCCGATAATAATCGTTGATTTTCTGCCGGTAAACGGACAGCGACCCGAAAATAATTGCTGCCCAATTCGCGGAAACTGAGACAATCGCGGATGAAAATTCGATGGTATTTTAATAAAGCTTCCTGTAGGGGTAAACAGGAAGATTGAGATTGTACTAAGAGGAAGTTAGCGGCACTGGTTTGGGGCTGTAATTGCGGAAAATTAGCTAATCCCTGCCATAAATCCTCGCGGGCTGCCGTTAACCAGTCCCAAGTTTGTTGTTGAAAATCCCTATCTTCAATTGCTGCAATAGCGGCAACCACAGCCAAGTTATTCACCGACCAAGGATCGCGCCATTTTTGCCATTGTAACAGGCGATCGGGATGGGCAAGGACGTATCCTAGACGTAAACCGGGGAGACTGTAAAATTTAGTTAGGGAACGCAAAATCACGAGATTAGGATATTCTGGCAACAGAGATATTAAACTCTCCTGTTGTGGCGGGGGTAAAAAATCCATAAAAGCTTCATCCACTACCACCAAACCAAATTGCGATAGATAGGGACGAATGGCCGCCACCGTCCAGAGTTTCCCCGTGGGATTGTGGGGATTATTGAGTAATAAGCCTTGTTTTTCGGGATTAACCGGCTTTAAACTGGTTAAATTTAGGGAATGTTGGCAGATTTTACCACCAAAACTTTTTAAGGCCCGTTCGTAATCATTAAAAGCGGGTTTTAGTACATAAACACTATCAAATGAGGCCAATTCTCGACCGGCCCAGGTTAATAACTCAGCCGCACCATTGCCCGGGAGAATCCAATCTGGTCCGATATTGTGCCATTGACCGAGGGCAGAACGCAACTGCCAATACGCGGGGTCAGGATAACGAGTCAGACTGGTTAAATGGCTTTTAATAGCGGTTAGGGCGCTTTCCGGCGGACCGAGGGGGTTGATACTGGCAGAAAAATCGAGAATAGAGGAAACCGGACAGCCAGCAATTGCGGCCGCCCAGTCAAGATTACCACCATGTTTAGGTCTAGGCAAAAGACTTACAGCGAACGAAACTCAACAGTAATTATTCCTTATCCGGAGCCACTCTGTCTTTAAACAGTTTACCCGCCGAGAAAGCCGGGACGCGAGTGGCCGGAATCTCCATCTTATCGCCGGTTTTTGGGTTGCGTCCTTCCCGGGCCTGACGTTCCCGGGCCTCGAAGGAACCGAATCCTACTAGGGTTACTTTGTCCCCCTCAGAAACCGCTTCGATAATGGTTTCGATGGCGGCAGTGAGAACAGCATCTGCTTGTTTTTTGGTGACAGAGGCTTTGAGAGCGATTTGATCGATTAATTCACCTTTATTCATGCGCTAACTCCTTTTTTTGCGGTTTTTCTGAGTTTAGGGTGGTTGTCAGTAGTTTATTATGGTTCCCCTGTTGAGGACTCGCCAGGATCGAGATCACTAAATAATGCCTCAAATCCTCATTGGCTATATATTCCACTGCATTATTCTAAGCGGGAATTGTCTCGATCGGAATCGCTGAAACCTTTAATTTATCTAGATTTCCCCCCAATTCCCCGCCAGGGGAGAGAAAAAAGGGAACAAGCGAGAGATTTACAGCGATATAAGCTAATAAAAAGAGATTAGATGGCGAAATTGCCGATAAATATTCTCTAAAAGCGATAGGCATCCTAACTTCCCAAAAATCGTTCATCGGTTCTCTCAAAGATTTTTGACTAATTTTGCCCCCAAAAACGTTAAAAAAGTTTACCAAAGCAATTTCTGCCCAAAAATTAAGGTTCGGGACCAGGAGATATTGGCTAGAATTGGAACTTATGATCGTTAAAAATATTCAAAAAAGCAGGATTTAACTGGAAAGTTTGCTATCATTATCTATTCAGCGACAAACTCGCATGGTGATTTACTGCTATCCCCTAGCCGATCTAGGTCAAAGCTTAAGACGTTCTTTTATTGTGACTTTTTTGGCAGTAATCGCCATTCTTGGCGGTGTGATTCCCGAATTTTCTTGGACGACGGAGGTGGTTAGTTTTCAGTCTTCCGCTTATACTCAAGATTTTACGGCTGACCAAATCAAACGTTATGCCAAAGCAGTTTTGTGGATCGAAACCGAAAGAAAAGAAGCTTATCAGGCAATTTCGCAAATTTTAGGGAAAAGTCCCCCAGCAATTACCTGTAACCAACGGGAAAGCTTTAATAATCTTCCAGCTAATGCCCAAAGAATTGCCGTAGATTATTGTAATAAATCAAAAAAGATTGTCCAAGATAATGGCTTCACCGCCGCTCAATTTAACGCCATTACTAACCGGATTAGTAGCGATGATAACTTGAGACGACAGGTGCAAAATGAGATGATTCGTCTGCAGCGGGAAAATAAATAGGGTTCTTCGTTACTTGGTATGGTTCGATAGGGGGGCATAAATCGACTAAATCCTTATCTGGCAAGAGATTTAATTGATTAGTTCGCTCTAGACAAAAAACAATTAACAAAAATCGCTAAATGCCTTTCTATATAAGGGTTCCATCCCTTATAACCCCTGTCCATTGCATAACACAAACCGAAGAGCCATAAATAGAAAAAGTTCCTCAGTTTTTCGGGTCAAGTTGGAGTCAGGGCTACAATAAGAATGTTTTTTCCCATTGACCAATATCATGTTAACTTTTACCGAGCGCTTACCCCCCCGTCATACCGCTAGTCCACCTCCCCCAGAAACGGTAGTTTTTAGCCTTCTACTTACGGCCGAAGAACGCACCCGCAGCCGTTATCGTCTCGACAGTCCCGAGGGTTTTTCCCTCTGTTTTCGTTTACCCCGCGGCACCATTCTACAGGATCGCGATTTCCTGCGGGGAGAAAACGGCGAAATTGTTCAAATTATCGCTAAACCAGAACCAGTTATCACTATTACCGCCCCTTCAACCGATTTACTCCTCAAAGCGGCCTATCACCTCGGTAATCGTCATGTAGCCCTAGAAATTAATCCCGATTACCTGCGTCTGGCCCCCGATTCTGTCCTACAAGCAATGTTAGAAGGTTTGGGATTAACTGTAACTGAAGAAATCGCCCCCTTTAACCCCGAAATCGGCGCTTATCAGCATTATCATGACTTGGAAGAGGCAAAAAAGGGATAGTTAGCTAATCTTGCCCAATGCTCTTTCTGATTTAGAGTAAGCAAAAATCAAACTCGGTTTCGACTTACCTCTTTTCGTACCATAAATTGTAGTTTTTGGCCATTATCTTAACAAAATTTAACTGACAAGAAAACAGTAACTTTTTAACAGCCTCTACGGGATATTTTCTTAATCAAGAGGCTCTCATTCTGCTAGTTTCTAGAATTTTAATCGGCCTCGGTGAATTGATTAATTATCAAAGTAAAAATCGAACTACGAGGAATGAATAACCATGGTACTTTCATAACTAGCACCAACGGCTGTAACCCCTGTCCTGTCTGATTTATCCACACCCACTGAGGTTAAAAAATTCCCTGCTCAAAACAATGACCTAATCTATTTTTGTGAACTAGATTCGGCTCTTCTCGACTTTGTGTGATAATTTTTGCTTATGTAAGGTTAAATGCTTACTGGGCAAGACTTTTAGGACTATTTTGAAAGAAGAAACTATCAGTATAGACCTCGTTTACACACAGAAACCAGAAGAGCCTAGATTCTAGTAACAAACTGAATCATTGAACCGCAAGAAGTTTATACAACTCTCGACGGACAAATTTATCTAAGTCAAAAATGTTAGGATTTTTCAACTATTATGGCTCTTCGGTTTGTGTTATGCAATGGACGGGGGTTATAAGGGATGGAACCCTTATAGAGAAAGGCATTTAGCGATTTTTGTCAATTGTTTTTTATCTAGAGCGAACTAATCAATTAAGTCTCTTGCCAGATAAGGATTTAGTCGATTTATGCCCCCCTATCGAACCATAACAAGTAACGAAGAGCCACTAAGTAGTCATGCAAAATTAATTACCTGCCCGATCGAGCTAAAACCCTTACGGGGCAATGATCGTCATGTGTAAATAATTTTGCCTAGGTACTTATTATCTATATTTTCCGTCAGCCAATTTTTAAAGTTTCTAATGGCTTCACTTCTCCCCAGTTGTTGACTTTGTTTAACAAATTGATTAATTAATTCAATAATCGGTATCTGAGGAAAATTGGGACTGCTTAAAGACTCAATATATTCTCCTTCTTGTAATAAATTAATCTGTAGGCCACTTTGAGTATAACGCCACAGTTCGGGAACACCTAACTGTCGATAATTATCTAAATAGGTACGGGAAGTAATATCAATTTCTAGGACTAAATCAGGGGGGGGATCACTTTCTAAATTAAGTCTATTTTTGCCAATAACGGCCTGATAGTTTTTAATATAAAAACAGGCATCAGGTTCAACCGCTTGATTCATCCGCTCGTTTTTAAATGTTGTTGATCCTAACGGTTCAAAATCAATATTGAGTACTTCTAACAAAAACTGAACCATATAACTAATGATTTCTTTATCTTTTTCATGTTCGGGTAAAGGTACCATAATTTCTAATATTCCGTTACTGTAGGATAACCGAGAAGCACGACTTTCTCCTAATTCTGATAATATTGTCTCAAATTTTTGCCAGTTAAGCTCTTTTAAAAGTAACTGTTGACCGGGATTGACGATAATTTGTTCTAAGGCTAATTGCATGGCTTTAGCTGAAAATGTTGATTTCTTAGTTTAATTATACCCTTACTCATAGGATTTCAACAAAAATTAGGTTCTTCCGAACTTACCATGTAAAATTAACTAGCAAAATGCCAATTTAATAAACATCTAAGACTAAAGTTTTTAAAGTTTATAAATCCATAGCCTCTCCTTTTAATCACCTTCAGTTTATTGTTAATTCCTTCCCCTATTCCCTGGGTTGTTCGGTTATCAAAATAGGCAGTTATTTCGTCAATATACCGCCGAATTGTCTGGCAGCTTTTAGGAAAGTAAGCCATCGCCTTTTTTATCCAATCGCTCAAGGCAAATAATCCCTCATTCCCCTCCGTATTTTTCTCAAATACTTCTCTAAATTCCTCTTTTAATTTGTGCATTTCCCCAAGTTTTGGAGACACTTTATATACTTCTTCCAATTTTTTCTTTTCTTTCTCTACTAAGTCTCCTTCATTCTTTAACAAGGCATATTTGCTCTTGGCTATTCCTGCTAAGATATTTTCTTTATTTTTCTTATTTTTATCTTGGCTGCCTCTCTTTTTACCTCCTTTCTGGCTTCATCTAGCTCGTTATTTACTTGTTTCATTACATGGAATCTATCTCCTACTATTGGAGCTTGAGGCATTAGTTTTTCTGCCACATTTTTATACCCTATCAACAGGTCTATACTTACTTCCTCTATTTGGCTCAAAACCTCTTCTCCCCAGTGTTTCAGATATTATGTTAATGCTTCTTCTGTTCTTTTTTCTACTAAGCCTACAATTTTCCCTTGGTCTATATTTACTAACACAGCATAGTAATTTCCTTTTCCCTTTATCATGGCTATTTCATCTATTCCTAGTTTTTTTAGAACCTGAGGTTTTGCGGTTATTAAGTCTTCTCCTAAGTCTTTGAGCATCGTTTCTATTTCTCGTTCGCTTACCCCATTTCTTTCTGCCGTATTTTTGAGATCACTATTCAGGAATTCGGTCACTATTTTTTTTCTAAATCTGTCTATGTAGGTTCTTTTCTTCGGCAAATAATTTAGTTCTTCTGTGAATTTTTTCCCACATTTCTCCCATCTCATCTGACGACGATTGATTCTCAGATATAATGCCTGTTCTCCAAAGGGTAAATCTCGGATTGTTAATTCATTGTTTTAATGAACTTTTTCCGTTTTACTTCCACAATGAATGCACTGGCTTTCTCTTGACATATTTTCTAAATGTAAAACAATTGCCATATCGGTAATAATTTGATAATTGGTAACTACAACTTCTTCTAGGTGAAGTAGCTCGGTCATTAACTTTAATTGTGGATTTGATGGCATAAGTATAGCTTGTGTCTAAAATTTCTGGTCTTGGCTGTCTATATTTTAACCAATAAATTGCTGTATTGCAAGCATAGTGAACTTTTAAAGATAAATTATTGTTTTATTGGTTAGCAATAATTGTCTGTTTTTTATTTAATTTTACATGACAAGTTCGGAAGAGCCTTAGATTTATTCAGCCAACCCTAGTTAAAAAAGAAAGGAGTAGGTTGCCATATCTAGTCCCTTGAGAACGGAATTCGGTATCGGTCAAAGTTTCTAGAAAAGCCCTAGGGATAGCTTGAGTATTTATACTTATTGCAATCTAGGTATGCTTCCCCTAAGATATAGTTGATCGGTAATCGTGCCGAACTAATTACCGAAAATTTGGGTTTAAAACCCTTGCCATGATGTTTTTATTGTATTCAGGAAATTGAAAAAATGAAGACCAAATCGATCATAAGCTTACTATCCCTTAGTATTATGGGGATGTCAATCTATGCAGGTCAAGCTAATAGTAGTGATTATCGAGCTTTGACTCCAGAAGAGAAATCACGGTTGACTGATGCTTTGCTAAAACAGGGTTGTAGGAATCCTAAAGCGATGAAATTTGATGTTGAGACTAACCTATTTGAAGCAGAAGATGCTGTGTGTGAGGGAGGAAGAAAGTATGATATTTACCTTGATAGAAACTTTAGGATTGTTTCAATGAAACCAGACTAAAAGAGCAAATCCCTGAGAAACTTTTACCGATCGCCGCGAAGATTACCGATCAGGTATAACAAAGCCATTCTGACAGCGACACCACTGGTAACTTGTTGGGAAATCAGACTAAAATCGGGATCGTCCATTAAATCGGAACTAATTTCCACTCCCCGATTCACAGGACCTGGATGAAGTACCTTCACCCCCGGTTGACAGGATTGCAAACGAGGACGAGTAATGCCAAAACTTTGATGATATTCGCGTAAACTGGGCAAAAGATTGGCAGTCATTCGTTCTTTTTGCAGTCGCAGGGTCATCACAAAATCGGCCTTTTCTAAAGCTGGTTCTAAATCCCAGTGGAGAAATATGCGATCGCACAATTCCCCAAAATATTTCGGCAGTAGGGTAGGGGGTGCGGACAAATGTACTTCCGCCCCTGCCGTAGTTAAACTCCAGATATTGGAACGAGCCACACGAGAATGGAGTATATCCCCAACAATAGCGATTTTTTTGCCCTCTAAAAGTTCTAAACGGGGATTTTCATCATCTAATAGACAACAAATCGTAAACAGGTCTAAAAGTCCCTGGGAGGGGTGTTCGTGTTGACCGTCCCCAGCATTAAGAATACTGACCCCCGACTGCAAACGATCCATTTCTGCGGCAATTAAATCGGGAACTCCCGACTGTTGATGTCGGATAACAAAAATATCCGTACCCATGGCCACATAGGTTAAAGCGGTATCGAGAATCGTTTCCCCCTTAGTCAAACTGGAACTACCCGGGGCAAAATTAAGAACATCGGCCGAAAGACGTTTCGCCGCTAGTTCAAAACTACTACGGGTGCGGGTGGAAGGTTCAAAAAAAAGATTTGTCACCACTTGACCTTGTAAGGCCGGCACTTTCTTGGTACGTCGCGAAAGAACTTCACGAAAACTAGAGGCCGTTTGTAGCAGGGTTTGGTATTCTTCCGGTTGCCAGTCTTGCAATCCCAAAATGTGGTGTCGGAGCCAAGTGAAAGCCATAGGAGTTAAGGAGGCGGTAAAAACGGCAAATTTCGTCTATGCTATTCTAGGATTTCTTTGCATCAGGTTAATAAATAGGGTTTATGAGAATTAATTTTTCCTTCTGTCAGATCACTCTCGCGATCGCTTTATTTCTCAATCCCTTGCCGGCGATCGTTGCCCAGACTACCACCTCTGGGGAAATGGTATCACCGACCACGGGCATTAATTACACTCGCCTGAAAAATTTCCTCGCTCAACAAAATTGGCGACAAGCTAACGATGAAACCCGTAATTTAATGCTGAAAGCGACCGGACGGGAATTACAGGGCTGGTTTACCATGGAAGACCTGCAAAAATTGGCCTGTTGGGATCTGCAAAAGATGGATCAACTCTGGAAAGAAGCTTCTGGGGGACGTTTTAGTTTCAGTACCCAATTTCGTATTTTTATTGAGACAGGTAATCGACCGGGGCGCTTAGTGGCGATCGAAAATTTTCAAACTTTTGGCGATCGTATCGGTTGGCGTAAAGATGGTGATTGGATTATTTTTAAAGAAAATCTTAACTATACCCTCAATGCTCCCGTCGGTCATCTACCGGCGCCCCGGGACGAATATCAGATCGCCGGTGGTCGCCTAGAATACACTACCCTCGCCCAAAGATTAGTTACCTGTAATATTGTTAGCTTGGATCAAAGACAAACAGCGATCACGGCGATAAATTCTCTAGAATAAAATTTAAGGAAAAGCTTCTCTCCTCATCTTCCCTTTTTTCCGATTTACTAGCACTTTTTCCGCTAAAAACCCCTAAATTTAACAATGATTAAACGATCCGTTAACGTATCGAGAGCGATCGGTTCGTCGATCGCCGTTTCCCTAATTGTCGCCGGTTGCGCCACCCAAACCCCCCAGGCCACCGGACCGGCGGCTGTTCCCGTCAAACTGCAAACCCTCGGCACCGACAAGTTAGTGCAAAGTAGCGAATTTGTGGGGACTTTGATCGCCCAAGAGCGTGTTAGCGTCTCCCCTCAGATTACCGGTCGGATTCGCACTATTTTCGTTAAATCTGGCGATCAGGTAACTCAGGGACAAAAAATCGCCGAATTAGATCCCGAACAACAACAGCAGCAGGTGAACGCCAGTATCGGCCAGGTAAATTCGGCCAAAGCGAACCTCAACGGGTCTGAAGCGGATTTAAGGCAAAGACAAGCGCAAGCGGCCGCAAATAAAGCCCAAATTGCTCAGAATCGGGCTAATGTGGCTAATGCCGAAGCCAATGTTAAAAGTCAGATCGCCACCTTGAGCGCCGCCGAAGCCGATTTACAGAGAGCGCGAGCCAATTTAGATTTGGCGGAAAAAAACCTAACAAGAGCCGAATTTCTGGTTAAACAAGGCGCACAGCCCCAACAGGACTTAGATGACCGCCGCCGCGACATTCAGGCCGCCAGGGCGGAAGTAGAGGCCCGGTCTAAAAATCGTGATGCGGCCCGTCAACAGGTGACGGCGGCTAGAGCTACTTTACAGGCAAACAAAGAAGCATTAAATATCGCTATTCAAAACGAATTAGCCTCACGGCAACAGGTGGCGGCGGCAGCGGCAACAGTGAACAGTCGTCAAGCGGCGGTAGCCAGTGCCGAGGGGCAATTAGGGGCGACGCGTCAGAATTTAGTTTTTAACACTATTACCGCCCCGATTGATGGTTTTGTCGGCGATTTTAATCAAAGAAAAGTCGGCGATATTATCTCCCTGGGTGAAGAATTAACCTCGTTGACTAATAATAAAACTTTGGAACTAAATGTGCAGATTCCCGTGGAATTACAACCGCGTCTGCGTGTTGGGTTGCCCGTGGAAATTATTAATCCCGATGGCAGTGCCGGGGTTCGCGGTCAAGTAACTTTTATTTCTCCCACCGTTTCCCAAGCTACCCAATCGGTTTTAGTGAAATTTGCCTTTACTAATGATGGCAGTCTTCGCAATAACCAATATGTGCGGACGCGGTTAATTTGGGATCAAAAACCGGGGGTATTAATTCCCACCACAGCAGTGACTAGCATCGGGGCGCAAAATTTTGTTTTTGTCGCCGAAAAAGAAAAGGCTAAAGAAGGTCAAGAAAACGCCGAGGAGCGTTTAGTGGTCAGACAAAAACCAATTCAAGTCGGCACAATTCAAGGGCAAGCTTATCAGGTTATTTCTGGAGTAAATGCCGGGGAAAGAATTGCTATTAATAATATTCTTTCTCTCCGAGATGGTACAGCTATAACTGTTAGTCAGCAGTAATTTTTATGAGTAATTCGATTATCGTTCGTCCCCTGTCAGCACAACTAATTACTGCCGAGAGTTTCCGTCCCTACGGTCAATTAATAATACCTAGTCATGACGGAAAACCGTTTGATGAAAGCGATGCACAACTGCATTTAAAGAACGGTGTGCCACGCTTTTATATTATGCGTTTACAGACTCGCGGACGTAAATTTAAGCGAATTACTCGTCATAGTCAATGTACCCAATGTCTTGGTTCTTTGGGGGGACAAGAGTGGTTTTTAGGAGTGGCCCCCCCTAGTCCTCATCCTCAACCGGATTTAGAAAAATTAAAGGTTTTTCGCATCCCTGGGGACTGTTTTATTAAATTAGAGGTGGGAACTTGGCACGCTGGCCCACTTTTTGATCAACCGGCAATTGATTTTTATAATCTTGAATTGAGCGATACTAATATTATCGATCATTTTACCTATAATTTTGCCCAAGAGCAGTCAATAGAATTCGAGATTGTTGATTGAAACAATTAATTTTTTACTTAACTTTTCGCAATCCTTTAGAAAGATAGGCAACGAAAAAAGCCAACACTCCCGTCATCCCTACCTCGAAATAATTGGCCATGAGAATAGCGGTAAAAAAAAGGAGTAAGATGATTAATATAGTCCGCTTTTGTTCAGGTAATTTCATCTCTAATTGCCTCTAATTCGGTTTTAATATTTAATGGTTGATAACCTAAAGAAAAAGCAAGAGAACTATCAAGAGAAACATCCTGCGGACGCGGCGCACTCATGGGAACATCGCACTGTAAACAGGGTTTTATTTGTTCTCCGGGAAGGTTAAAAACTGCCGCCATTAGTAAACCAAATTGATAACGAGAAACTCTTTCTTTACCCCCCAGATGAATGATCCCTTGCACTTTTTCTAATGCCAAAAGTAAACCATTCACCGCACTATTAACCCCAACAGCCGTCCGATATTCATCGGTAAATAGAGATAATTCTTTTCCCTCTTGCAGGGTTTTTAAAAAGGGTTGCAGAAAACTATTAGCACTGGGAGAAGGGGAACCAAACATCAAAGGCATTCGACAAATGGCTGCCCGAGGATATATTGCTAAAATACCCTTTTCTGCCGCTACTTTTTGCTCACCATAGATACTGACTGGAGAAACGGGATCATTTTCGGAATAGGGGGCATTTTTACCATCAAAAACTAAATCAGTAGAGGGAAAAACTAGGGGTATTTGATATTGACTACATAAACGGGCAATTTCTAGGGAAGCTGTCAGATTAATTGCCTCGGATGCTTGGGGAAATTCTTGACAGAGATTCGGTTTTGATTGGGCAGCCCCATGAATTACCGCATCGGGTTTAATCTGTTGAAAAAGTTCTTTAACTGCGACTAAGTCTGTTAAATTAATTTTAATTAAATTTGGGTCATTACTATTGACATTGTGATTAAGGTATGTACCGAAACTAGCCCAGGATGAGCGAGTTTTTTGGTAAATATGCCAACCTAAAAACCCACTAACTCCAGTGATTAACAGCGTTTTCATAGTTTAGAGATTAAATCCTTTTTCGTAGGCTAAAAACTGCACCTGTGGTTCCAACGGTTCACTAACTAAACCAATTCCTGCAAATCCCCATCGCTGCATTAGTCCCTTTAATTGTGTTCCTGAGAGAGTTTCCACAGAAAAATTATTGGCTAAATCCTGAGCATGGGTGTTGA contains the following coding sequences:
- a CDS encoding HU family DNA-binding protein; translation: MNKGELIDQIALKASVTKKQADAVLTAAIETIIEAVSEGDKVTLVGFGSFEARERQAREGRNPKTGDKMEIPATRVPAFSAGKLFKDRVAPDKE
- the cobD gene encoding threonine-phosphate decarboxylase CobD, which gives rise to MPRPKHGGNLDWAAAIAGCPVSSILDFSASINPLGPPESALTAIKSHLTSLTRYPDPAYWQLRSALGQWHNIGPDWILPGNGAAELLTWAGRELASFDSVYVLKPAFNDYERALKSFGGKICQHSLNLTSLKPVNPEKQGLLLNNPHNPTGKLWTVAAIRPYLSQFGLVVVDEAFMDFLPPPQQESLISLLPEYPNLVILRSLTKFYSLPGLRLGYVLAHPDRLLQWQKWRDPWSVNNLAVVAAIAAIEDRDFQQQTWDWLTAAREDLWQGLANFPQLQPQTSAANFLLVQSQSSCLPLQEALLKYHRIFIRDCLSFRELGSNYFRVAVRLPAENQRLLSALESILAASDTKSVE
- a CDS encoding aspartate carbamoyltransferase catalytic subunit, which encodes MAFTWLRHHILGLQDWQPEEYQTLLQTASSFREVLSRRTKKVPALQGQVVTNLFFEPSTRTRSSFELAAKRLSADVLNFAPGSSSLTKGETILDTALTYVAMGTDIFVIRHQQSGVPDLIAAEMDRLQSGVSILNAGDGQHEHPSQGLLDLFTICCLLDDENPRLELLEGKKIAIVGDILHSRVARSNIWSLTTAGAEVHLSAPPTLLPKYFGELCDRIFLHWDLEPALEKADFVMTLRLQKERMTANLLPSLREYHQSFGITRPRLQSCQPGVKVLHPGPVNRGVEISSDLMDDPDFSLISQQVTSGVAVRMALLYLIGNLRGDR
- a CDS encoding SDR family oxidoreductase, translating into MKTLLITGVSGFLGWHIYQKTRSSWASFGTYLNHNVNSNDPNLIKINLTDLVAVKELFQQIKPDAVIHGAAQSKPNLCQEFPQASEAINLTASLEIARLCSQYQIPLVFPSTDLVFDGKNAPYSENDPVSPVSIYGEQKVAAEKGILAIYPRAAICRMPLMFGSPSPSANSFLQPFLKTLQEGKELSLFTDEYRTAVGVNSAVNGLLLALEKVQGIIHLGGKERVSRYQFGLLMAAVFNLPGEQIKPCLQCDVPMSAPRPQDVSLDSSLAFSLGYQPLNIKTELEAIRDEIT
- the ureE gene encoding urease accessory protein UreE; translated protein: MLTFTERLPPRHTASPPPPETVVFSLLLTAEERTRSRYRLDSPEGFSLCFRLPRGTILQDRDFLRGENGEIVQIIAKPEPVITITAPSTDLLLKAAYHLGNRHVALEINPDYLRLAPDSVLQAMLEGLGLTVTEEIAPFNPEIGAYQHYHDLEEAKKG
- a CDS encoding DUF4168 domain-containing protein; translated protein: MVIYCYPLADLGQSLRRSFIVTFLAVIAILGGVIPEFSWTTEVVSFQSSAYTQDFTADQIKRYAKAVLWIETERKEAYQAISQILGKSPPAITCNQRESFNNLPANAQRIAVDYCNKSKKIVQDNGFTAAQFNAITNRISSDDNLRRQVQNEMIRLQRENK
- a CDS encoding efflux RND transporter periplasmic adaptor subunit; the encoded protein is MIKRSVNVSRAIGSSIAVSLIVAGCATQTPQATGPAAVPVKLQTLGTDKLVQSSEFVGTLIAQERVSVSPQITGRIRTIFVKSGDQVTQGQKIAELDPEQQQQQVNASIGQVNSAKANLNGSEADLRQRQAQAAANKAQIAQNRANVANAEANVKSQIATLSAAEADLQRARANLDLAEKNLTRAEFLVKQGAQPQQDLDDRRRDIQAARAEVEARSKNRDAARQQVTAARATLQANKEALNIAIQNELASRQQVAAAAATVNSRQAAVASAEGQLGATRQNLVFNTITAPIDGFVGDFNQRKVGDIISLGEELTSLTNNKTLELNVQIPVELQPRLRVGLPVEIINPDGSAGVRGQVTFISPTVSQATQSVLVKFAFTNDGSLRNNQYVRTRLIWDQKPGVLIPTTAVTSIGAQNFVFVAEKEKAKEGQENAEERLVVRQKPIQVGTIQGQAYQVISGVNAGERIAINNILSLRDGTAITVSQQ
- a CDS encoding ureidoglycolate lyase, with the protein product MSNSIIVRPLSAQLITAESFRPYGQLIIPSHDGKPFDESDAQLHLKNGVPRFYIMRLQTRGRKFKRITRHSQCTQCLGSLGGQEWFLGVAPPSPHPQPDLEKLKVFRIPGDCFIKLEVGTWHAGPLFDQPAIDFYNLELSDTNIIDHFTYNFAQEQSIEFEIVD
- a CDS encoding GUN4 domain-containing protein, giving the protein MRINFSFCQITLAIALFLNPLPAIVAQTTTSGEMVSPTTGINYTRLKNFLAQQNWRQANDETRNLMLKATGRELQGWFTMEDLQKLACWDLQKMDQLWKEASGGRFSFSTQFRIFIETGNRPGRLVAIENFQTFGDRIGWRKDGDWIIFKENLNYTLNAPVGHLPAPRDEYQIAGGRLEYTTLAQRLVTCNIVSLDQRQTAITAINSLE
- a CDS encoding Uma2 family endonuclease; amino-acid sequence: MQLALEQIIVNPGQQLLLKELNWQKFETILSELGESRASRLSYSNGILEIMVPLPEHEKDKEIISYMVQFLLEVLNIDFEPLGSTTFKNERMNQAVEPDACFYIKNYQAVIGKNRLNLESDPPPDLVLEIDITSRTYLDNYRQLGVPELWRYTQSGLQINLLQEGEYIESLSSPNFPQIPIIELINQFVKQSQQLGRSEAIRNFKNWLTENIDNKYLGKIIYT